The Dehalobacter sp. DCM sequence TCATTAATGACCCCTATGACGGCGGTAATCACCTTCCGGATATTGGCATCATTACGCCCGTCTTTTTTAAAGATAATCTGATGTTCTTCTGCGTCAGCCGTGCCCATCACGGGGATGTCGGCGGGTCAACAGCCGGCAGCTATAACCCCAAAGCAACGGAGATATTTCAGGAAGGGATACGAATCCCCCCCACCAAGCTAATGCGTCATAACGAAATTATTAATGACGTTTTAGACTTGATTCTGATCAATACGCGAAATCCGAACATGCTCAAAAGTGATCTTCTGGCTCAGATCGGTGCCAATAAAGTCGCTGTCAAACGGATTTATGAAATGGTCGAAGCTTATACACCAGCCATTGTGAACAAAGCGATTGCTGAAACGTTAGAACAGACCGAAATACTCACCCGAAAAAGGATCAGAGAAATTCCAGACGGCATCTATCGTGCCATAGAGTACATTGATGATGATGGGTTTCAGGAGGAACCGGTTAAAATTGAGATTGCCGTTAGGATAAAGGGAGACCGCCTGTTGGTTGATTTTGAAGGAACGGACAGCCAAGTTAAAGGGTTTATCAATACCTCCGTTGTCACCGCCACCACCGCCGCAGGCATTGCTGTGCTCTGGTTTTTAGGTCCGGATATCCCAAGAAATGGCGGCGCCTTTCGGTGTATCGACGTCCATTTGCCCAAAGGGTCTTTAGTTAATCCGTATGAACCGGCCCCCATGACCTTATGTACCTTAACCCCGGCCAGTGAGATTATCGGCACTATTTTTAAGGCTTTGGATCAGGCTGTTCCCGGTAAGGTTCCGGCAGGATACGGCCGCTATACCGGTCCCTCCTTCTACGGTACGGACCCAAGAAATAACCGCTATTATGTCGGATTTTCCTTTTGCTCCACAGGGAGCGGCGGTGCCATGGATGGCAGGGACGGAAAACCCTATATGTCAGCGATGTCTAATTTTGGCGGCGTTAAAACGCCAAATATCGAGTCGAACGAAATGCAATATCCCCACGTGACGCTTTATCACGAGATGGAAACGAATACAGCCGGTGCCGGTGAATACCGGGGCGGCGCGGGGATGCGCTATGCCTTTGAGTTATACGATGAGGGTAGCCATATCGTCAATTTCGGAGATGGGATGAAATTTGCACCCTATGGGTTAAACGGCGGGCATAAGGGAAGTTTAAATAAAGGTATTTTTGTCCATAGGGGAAATAAGAAAACAATGGCCAGTAAAGAAGCGCCGCGTCGTGTTGCCAAAGGGGATCACGTCATTTTGAACTCCAGTGGCGGCGGCGGATGGGGAAATCCGCTCAACCGACCTGCTGAAATGGTTTATCAGGATGTTTTGGATGAAATCATCACGGTAAAAACAGCCAGGGACAGTTATGGTGTTATCATCACGGCAGCAGGCATTGATGATGAAAAAACAGAGGAACTCCGGAACAAACTCAGAAATGGATAAAATCAAATCTAAGATCTTTTTTCATCGTATTGGATAGAAAGTTGCCATACAAAAAAGGAACCTAAGGATGCTGTATAAATATCGCGTAAGTAAGGACGGATATCATGAAAATACTTATATCTTTGACCGGTGCCACCGGGTTGATCTACGGTGTGCGGCTTATGGAAGTTCTGAACAAAACGGAGCATCATGTATCTCTGATTATGAGTCGGTGGGCGAAAGAAACACTCCTGATCGAGACTGACGTTACTGTCGACTATGTTCACGCCTTAGCCGATCAGGTCTATGATAATGACGACTTAGCTGCCGCAGTTTCCAGCGGTTCCTACGGAATCGATGCCACAATAATTGCGCCTTGCAGCATGAAAACATTAGCGGCCATCGCTAACGGCTACAGCGAGAAACTCATCGTACGCACAGCGGATGTGGCTTTAAAAGAGCGTCGTCCCCTGGTGCTTATGCCGCGCGAAACGCCGTTATCTCTGATCCATCTGCGCAATATGACAACTGTTACGGAGGCAGGCGGTATATTGCTCCCGCCTATGCCGGCTTTCTATCACCGCCCTGAAACTATTGATGATATCGTCAATCAAAGCATCGGCAAGGTGCTGGATTTTTTAAAGATCCCTCATAATCTCTTCGAAAGATGGCGAAGTGACCAATGAAAATCATCAGCGGCGAAGGAAAATTAGAAATCATCTATGATATAAAACTTATAGGCAAAGACATCCTGATTACTGTTACCGGAGGGGAAGAGCATATCGGCAGCGTAGCAGTTGGTAACTGCGGAACGGTGACACCCTATACGGTAGAAGGGCATCGCGACGATGCCCTGGCGGTACCCCTGGCTCAGGAAGTATCCCAAATGTTTCGCTGTATTTGCGTGGTCTCCGCAGGATTCCATCGGGATAATCTGAGCAAAGAAGAAATTAGTGTGGTGTTGGAAAATCATCGATCCGGTATCGCCAAGGTCATGAATTATTTACAGGAATTTTTTATTAATGATAAATAATGAATGATCAATTCAATAAGAGTTGTTTGATGAAGGCTATAAGAAGTACGAATTATTGGATGAAAGATGGTCGGGAGTATGGATGTGCTACAAAAAGGTGGTCATGGCATTAATAGAATTGATTTTCAGAATAACGATTATGATTTCCTGATACAAATCATCGCGGAACAGGATGCGGCAGACATTCTTGAAAAAGCGATGGCCTGTGATCTTTTTACGGCAATTGAAGAAGGAAAGTCCTTGGCTGATCTCGCCAGTTTACTCGTTTTAGATGAGAAAGGAACCCTTCTTTTCCTTGATGTTCTGGATAAGTTAGGCATGGTTATCAGCAAAGAAGGCTATGTCTGCAATGCTCCTGTCAGTACAAAATACCTGACAAAAGCAAGCCCTTTCGATAGTCTGAACGCAGTAAAAAACGGCGAGATCAGCAGCATGTTTATTGCCGAAAAGCTCCTGCCGATGCTGGCGAATATCAGGGGAAATGTCTATCTTGAAAATATTTCAAAACAAGTGCTTCCTTCTGAACAAACGTTTCCATCTGTAATTCAAGACGTGATTATGAAAAACGATCCGGAGATTTCTTGTAATCATCAATTGCCTTATGACCTGGTGATCACAGGCGCAAATTTCGCTACACAAACGGAAACGCTGGCGCCAAACGGTATCATAGGGGTTATGGGTACTTTTGTTGATGCGTATTCTCTGCACACCGCGCTTCGGTTATATCACAGCTATGTCAATAAAACGGATGCAGATCTGCTTTCGTTGAAGGATGTAACCGCGTATTTTGAAAATAAACAGCTGCAGCATACACCATTATTCCATCTCACCAGGGATATTTCGGTGATATTTGCCTCTAAAAATGCAGATAGTCTAAACAGAATTTCGGTTACAGCAGAAACGCAGCTTCGTGCGAAATTAAGCCGACTGCCAATTCAATCTGTGACCACGATCAACCCGAATGATGTGGTTACAGCCCATTGGGTTAAAGATCATTGCCGTTACGGATGTTCCAGTTATGGAGAAAAATGCTGTCCCCCGAACAGCCCAACGTATGAGGAAACGAGAATAAAATTTGAGGGTTATACCCGCGCTTTTTTAATTGAAGGACAACCCCCAACCAGGGATTTTCAGCATATCATGCTGAAAGCTGAAAAAATCGCTTTCAAAGAAGGCTTCTATAAAGCGTTTGCTTTTTGGGCAGGCCCCTGCCATATTTGTGATCGTTGTGAACCGCCCGCTCCTCCCAAAAAGTGTACGGCAACACGCCCTTCTATGGAAAGCGCCGGTATTGATGTTTTCGCTACCGTAGCCAAATATGGTTTCCACCTGCGGACGTTAAAAGATAAGCGTGAATTTGCCAAATACTTTGGTTTATTGCTTTTAGAATAATTTCAGCCTGAAGGATAACATCTTTCAGGCTATTTTTCGGCAAAATATAACATTTTCTCCGAAGGTATTTCTCTTGAAGGTGTGTAATACTACATAAACATGTGAACAGGAAGGTATCTACCGCCTGGAATTCCGAATTGATACGGCGGAGTTGGAACCTAACAGTGTGATTACAACCATCCGTATCGATTGACAGAGGCAGATACATGAGAATAATTGTTTATTATATCAAAGATATGCTTCCGGTTATGGTGATGGCCCTGCCCATAGTCTTCATTGTCCGTGTTATTGCGGTTAAAGTCAGAAAGAAGCAAAGAGGCAGTCACAATTGGTACCATGAAATTGGCTTAGGGATCTTTGTGTTGTTTTTGACTGGACTTGCTTCACAGACGATTGTACCCGTCTGGGGTATCTCTTTAGAGGGACCCGAAATGCCTGGAATTGCAGATAGATTGAGTAGCATCAATCTGATTCCGTTTCAGGCATTAATCATAATCGCACGTATTATAAGTAACGGCGGTATTCCAGAAAGGGAGATCGTTCAACTTTTTGGCAATATCGGCATGTTCATTGTGCCGGGATTTATGCTCCCGCTCTTATGGCGCTCATTCCAAAACATGAGTAAGACCGTTCTGGTCTGTGCTTTGATTTCTTTCACCATTGAGTTCACCCAGCTTTTCACCGGAAGATCGACTGATATTGACGATCTTCTGCTCAATACATTGGGAGGCATACTGGGATTTCTGATATTTGCCGCTGTGAAGAGAAGTGCACTGGCCAAGATTTCAGAGCGATTCCACAGTATCCCTAGGGAAAGTATCATGACCAAAGATAAAGGTGAAGTATAGTTTTGATAAAGATGATAATCGAGAAAGGAAGAATGAGATGAACACGTTTCAAAAAATAGCTTTCCTCGCGTGTCGGATCATCAGCGTATTTCTTCTCGCTAAATGGCTCGGGGCTTTTAGTAATTCAGTGATAACTCTTTTCGCAATGCCAAGTGAGGGGCCACACTTGACATATTATGTTGTG is a genomic window containing:
- a CDS encoding hydantoinase B/oxoprolinase family protein, which gives rise to MAITTTDDIVNRTVIANRLDSITKEMGLALEHSAHSPIFAEACDFACCICDRDGELVSQLSGIPILATAGSFSVKSVLKKYQGNITNGDVFIINDPYDGGNHLPDIGIITPVFFKDNLMFFCVSRAHHGDVGGSTAGSYNPKATEIFQEGIRIPPTKLMRHNEIINDVLDLILINTRNPNMLKSDLLAQIGANKVAVKRIYEMVEAYTPAIVNKAIAETLEQTEILTRKRIREIPDGIYRAIEYIDDDGFQEEPVKIEIAVRIKGDRLLVDFEGTDSQVKGFINTSVVTATTAAGIAVLWFLGPDIPRNGGAFRCIDVHLPKGSLVNPYEPAPMTLCTLTPASEIIGTIFKALDQAVPGKVPAGYGRYTGPSFYGTDPRNNRYYVGFSFCSTGSGGAMDGRDGKPYMSAMSNFGGVKTPNIESNEMQYPHVTLYHEMETNTAGAGEYRGGAGMRYAFELYDEGSHIVNFGDGMKFAPYGLNGGHKGSLNKGIFVHRGNKKTMASKEAPRRVAKGDHVILNSSGGGGWGNPLNRPAEMVYQDVLDEIITVKTARDSYGVIITAAGIDDEKTEELRNKLRNG
- a CDS encoding UbiX family flavin prenyltransferase, whose translation is MKILISLTGATGLIYGVRLMEVLNKTEHHVSLIMSRWAKETLLIETDVTVDYVHALADQVYDNDDLAAAVSSGSYGIDATIIAPCSMKTLAAIANGYSEKLIVRTADVALKERRPLVLMPRETPLSLIHLRNMTTVTEAGGILLPPMPAFYHRPETIDDIVNQSIGKVLDFLKIPHNLFERWRSDQ
- the lpdD gene encoding prenylated flavin chaperone LpdD, with product MKIISGEGKLEIIYDIKLIGKDILITVTGGEEHIGSVAVGNCGTVTPYTVEGHRDDALAVPLAQEVSQMFRCICVVSAGFHRDNLSKEEISVVLENHRSGIAKVMNYLQEFFINDK
- a CDS encoding DUF2284 domain-containing protein, which gives rise to MLQKGGHGINRIDFQNNDYDFLIQIIAEQDAADILEKAMACDLFTAIEEGKSLADLASLLVLDEKGTLLFLDVLDKLGMVISKEGYVCNAPVSTKYLTKASPFDSLNAVKNGEISSMFIAEKLLPMLANIRGNVYLENISKQVLPSEQTFPSVIQDVIMKNDPEISCNHQLPYDLVITGANFATQTETLAPNGIIGVMGTFVDAYSLHTALRLYHSYVNKTDADLLSLKDVTAYFENKQLQHTPLFHLTRDISVIFASKNADSLNRISVTAETQLRAKLSRLPIQSVTTINPNDVVTAHWVKDHCRYGCSSYGEKCCPPNSPTYEETRIKFEGYTRAFLIEGQPPTRDFQHIMLKAEKIAFKEGFYKAFAFWAGPCHICDRCEPPAPPKKCTATRPSMESAGIDVFATVAKYGFHLRTLKDKREFAKYFGLLLLE
- a CDS encoding VanZ family protein, giving the protein MRIIVYYIKDMLPVMVMALPIVFIVRVIAVKVRKKQRGSHNWYHEIGLGIFVLFLTGLASQTIVPVWGISLEGPEMPGIADRLSSINLIPFQALIIIARIISNGGIPEREIVQLFGNIGMFIVPGFMLPLLWRSFQNMSKTVLVCALISFTIEFTQLFTGRSTDIDDLLLNTLGGILGFLIFAAVKRSALAKISERFHSIPRESIMTKDKGEV